From a single Micromonospora sp. WMMD1102 genomic region:
- a CDS encoding SCO5389 family protein → MSLDVPTALLERAEAGPVDDAEFVACVRDSLPYAWAVISGVAGDLDRDGGDFADHEVPPPGEAERGQLLRALASDAIRAALERHFGVKLAFQNCHRVAAFPPSAVDGERYRAFVSPRGQLLNQSPELRDC, encoded by the coding sequence ATGTCCCTCGACGTACCCACTGCCCTGCTGGAGCGGGCCGAGGCCGGTCCGGTCGACGACGCCGAGTTCGTCGCCTGCGTACGCGACTCGCTGCCCTATGCCTGGGCGGTGATCAGTGGGGTCGCCGGCGACCTCGACCGCGACGGCGGCGACTTCGCCGACCACGAGGTGCCGCCGCCGGGCGAGGCCGAGCGGGGCCAACTGCTGCGGGCGCTGGCCAGTGACGCGATCCGGGCAGCGTTGGAGCGCCACTTCGGGGTGAAGCTGGCGTTCCAGAACTGCCACCGGGTCGCCGCGTTCCCGCCCTCCGCGGTGGACGGCGAGCGTTACCGCGCCTTCGTCTCGCCCCGGGGGCAACTGCTCAACCAGTCACCCGAGCTGCGTGACTGCTGA
- a CDS encoding iron ABC transporter permease produces MSRRRLPFWPLLFVLAVMSVLSVIASLAFGSERVPLAEVVAAVTDRFAGEPAGRWDVIIWELRLPRALLALVVGAGLAIAGAGMQTLVRNSLADPYLLGISSGASVGATAALTTGALAGLGLYAVSIGALLGAMGSALLIWLIATAQGGLTPIRLVLSGVVLSSGLSAIASLLVFLSDDERAADSVMFWMLGSVGGATWEKLWIPAAFVVVLAAGLLAVHRWLDALAAGPETAAALGINVTALRTALFVTLSVVVGVLVAVSGGVGFVGLLVPHAARLVVGARHRVVLPVAAVAGAVFLVWVDVLARVAVRPQEIPLGVVTGVLGAPLFLLLMGRGAYRFGGDR; encoded by the coding sequence ATGTCCCGGCGCCGGCTGCCGTTCTGGCCGCTGCTTTTCGTGCTGGCCGTCATGTCGGTGCTCAGCGTGATCGCCTCGCTGGCCTTCGGTTCCGAGCGCGTCCCGCTCGCCGAGGTCGTCGCGGCGGTCACGGATCGTTTCGCTGGCGAGCCGGCCGGCCGCTGGGACGTCATCATCTGGGAACTGCGCCTGCCCCGCGCGCTGCTGGCGCTGGTCGTGGGCGCGGGCCTGGCGATCGCCGGGGCCGGCATGCAGACCCTGGTACGTAACTCACTGGCCGACCCCTACCTGCTGGGCATCAGCTCGGGCGCCTCGGTGGGCGCCACCGCGGCCCTCACCACCGGCGCGCTCGCGGGGCTCGGTCTCTACGCAGTCTCGATCGGAGCACTGCTGGGTGCGATGGGATCCGCGCTGCTGATCTGGCTGATCGCCACCGCGCAGGGCGGACTGACCCCGATCCGGCTCGTGCTCTCCGGCGTCGTCCTGTCCTCCGGGTTGTCGGCGATCGCCTCGCTGCTGGTCTTTCTCAGCGACGACGAGCGCGCGGCCGACTCGGTGATGTTCTGGATGCTGGGTAGCGTCGGCGGAGCCACCTGGGAGAAACTCTGGATACCCGCCGCGTTCGTCGTCGTCCTCGCGGCCGGCTTGCTGGCCGTGCATCGCTGGCTGGACGCGCTGGCAGCCGGGCCGGAGACGGCCGCAGCTCTCGGGATCAACGTGACCGCGCTGCGAACGGCGCTGTTCGTGACCCTGTCCGTGGTCGTCGGTGTGCTGGTGGCGGTCAGCGGAGGAGTGGGATTCGTCGGACTCCTCGTTCCGCACGCGGCGCGGCTGGTCGTGGGCGCCCGGCACCGGGTCGTCCTGCCGGTCGCGGCGGTGGCGGGTGCGGTGTTCCTCGTCTGGGTCGACGTGCTGGCCCGGGTGGCGGTGCGACCGCAGGAAATACCCCTGGGCGTGGTGACCGGCGTACTCGGGGCGCCCCTGTTCCTGCTGCTCATGGGCCGAGGCGCGTACCGGTTCGGTGGTGACCGATGA
- a CDS encoding LLM class flavin-dependent oxidoreductase: MTADPSGDARPSRPRVDLFLLAAQFPGADHTAALGHAVDYAIAAETAGFDGVWLAEHHFISYGVCPSAVALAGFLLGRTNRLRVGTAAAILPNRHPVALAEEAALLDAVSGGRFDLGVARGGPWVDLEVFGTGLDRSTSGFPESLDLLLTALSGRPTVTGSGPVHRFRQVAMVPRPSRPLPVWLAATSTPTVDLAAARGLPLLLGMHVDDAAKAATLDRHARTATAAGRNATGAEHVSAHLAYVADTVAEAEKELRDTLPGWLARTREYVRIDGSPPAHRDLDAYLEHLLAIQPVGPADRCVSRLAGTLAATGARRLMLTVEAAGHPDRTLGNIRRLGAEVLPHLAVTG, translated from the coding sequence GTGACTGCTGACCCGTCCGGCGACGCGCGGCCGTCCCGGCCGCGCGTCGACCTGTTCCTGCTCGCCGCCCAGTTCCCCGGTGCCGACCACACCGCCGCCCTCGGGCACGCCGTCGACTACGCCATCGCCGCGGAGACGGCCGGGTTCGACGGGGTCTGGCTCGCCGAACACCACTTCATCTCGTACGGCGTCTGCCCGTCGGCCGTCGCGCTGGCCGGCTTCCTGCTCGGTCGGACCAACCGGCTGCGGGTCGGCACGGCGGCGGCGATCCTGCCCAACCGCCACCCGGTGGCCCTCGCCGAGGAGGCGGCACTGCTCGACGCGGTTTCCGGCGGCCGGTTCGACCTGGGCGTGGCGCGCGGCGGCCCCTGGGTCGACCTGGAGGTCTTCGGCACCGGGCTGGACCGCAGCACGAGCGGCTTCCCGGAGTCGCTGGACCTGCTCCTGACGGCGCTCTCCGGACGGCCGACGGTGACCGGAAGCGGTCCGGTGCACCGGTTCCGGCAGGTCGCCATGGTGCCCCGCCCGAGCCGGCCGCTGCCGGTGTGGCTGGCCGCCACCTCGACGCCGACCGTGGACCTCGCGGCTGCCCGAGGGCTCCCGCTGCTGCTCGGCATGCACGTCGACGACGCCGCCAAGGCCGCCACCCTCGACCGTCACGCGCGGACCGCCACGGCCGCCGGCCGGAACGCGACGGGCGCGGAACACGTCAGTGCGCACCTGGCGTACGTCGCCGACACCGTCGCCGAGGCGGAGAAGGAACTGCGCGACACGCTGCCCGGCTGGCTCGCCCGCACCCGCGAGTACGTCCGGATCGACGGCAGCCCACCCGCGCACCGCGACCTGGACGCCTATCTGGAACACCTGCTCGCGATCCAGCCGGTCGGCCCGGCCGACCGCTGCGTGTCGCGGCTGGCCGGCACCCTCGCCGCCACCGGCGCCCGGCGGCTGATGCTGACCGTCGAGGCCGCCGGGCACCCCGATCGCACCCTGGGGAACATCCGGCGACTGGGCGCGGAGGTCCTGCCGCACCTTGCGGTGACCGGCTGA
- a CDS encoding ABC transporter ATP-binding protein — translation MTPALRLHDVSARLGGRTVLRGVDLDVADGARLGIVGVNGAGKTTLLRVLAGVLHPSAGTALIADGGGGLVDLRRLPNRERARRLAYVPQEDVTTSELRVGEMVALGRVPQTRPWARGGSAEHDLVRGALDAVGLADRIDTIADQLSGGERRRATLARGLAQQCPVMLLDEPTNHLDVAWQLDLLEVFATRARTLVATVHDLDLALRFFDRLALVGWREGSDRTSEPAGIVAVGPPAEVLGAHHVETHFGVGSVQVPHPSLPQHHLLIHPREDPSPA, via the coding sequence ATGACCCCCGCCCTGCGCCTGCACGACGTCTCCGCCCGGCTGGGCGGCCGCACCGTGCTGCGTGGCGTCGACCTCGACGTCGCCGACGGCGCACGGCTCGGCATCGTCGGGGTGAACGGCGCTGGGAAGACGACGCTGCTGCGGGTGCTGGCCGGAGTGCTGCACCCCAGCGCCGGAACCGCGCTGATCGCCGACGGCGGAGGCGGGCTGGTCGATCTGCGGCGGCTCCCGAACCGGGAGCGCGCCCGGCGGCTTGCCTATGTACCCCAGGAAGACGTGACGACGTCCGAGCTACGGGTCGGCGAGATGGTCGCCCTCGGCCGGGTGCCGCAGACCCGTCCCTGGGCCCGCGGTGGCAGCGCCGAGCACGATCTCGTGCGCGGCGCCCTCGACGCCGTCGGACTGGCCGACCGGATCGACACCATCGCCGACCAACTGTCCGGCGGCGAGCGGCGCCGGGCCACCCTGGCCCGCGGCCTGGCCCAGCAGTGCCCGGTGATGCTGCTCGACGAGCCGACCAACCACCTCGACGTCGCCTGGCAGCTCGACCTCCTGGAGGTCTTCGCCACACGCGCCCGGACCCTGGTGGCCACCGTGCACGACCTCGATCTCGCCTTGCGCTTCTTCGACCGACTCGCCCTCGTCGGCTGGCGCGAGGGCAGCGACCGGACGTCAGAGCCGGCGGGCATCGTCGCCGTCGGCCCGCCCGCCGAGGTGCTCGGCGCCCACCACGTCGAGACGCACTTCGGCGTCGGCTCCGTTCAGGTGCCCCACCCCAGCCTCCCGCAGCACCACCTGCTCATCCACCCCCGAGAGGACCCCTCACCGGCATGA
- a CDS encoding ABC transporter substrate-binding protein yields MTVFPPGRTRLTALVLGLSTLTACASGDAGSSATSGAITVQNCGQDVSVDKPVTRLYAYDGGIISIVLSVGARDQLTAVTGIDQDRDVLELAYPEARIDQLKEVGEEYPTLENVLAVKPEMMFAGYGYGFSESRNLMPEDLTTHGIKTYLLSETCKQDNGARGTMDAWTALTTDLHNVGTLTGHRETADAVVADIEKRRATLAAAPTSGEKPTAFLFDSGTDAVFTSGSYGGPQAIFDAAGVTNATADVKDTWTEVGWERLAASNPDVIFFVDYPGQSYQQKIDTLKANPASRNLKAVKDGRFVNLPYAMWVSGPLNIDAAEWVRKAVEHFGVAPKSSVSPTLDIRQLSKLPGNDWLK; encoded by the coding sequence ATGACCGTCTTTCCGCCCGGCCGTACCCGTCTCACCGCTCTTGTGCTCGGCCTGTCCACCCTCACCGCGTGCGCCTCCGGCGATGCCGGATCGAGCGCGACCAGCGGCGCCATCACCGTCCAGAACTGCGGGCAGGACGTGAGTGTCGACAAGCCCGTCACCCGGCTGTACGCGTACGACGGCGGCATCATCTCGATCGTGCTGTCCGTCGGCGCACGCGACCAACTGACCGCCGTCACCGGCATCGACCAGGACCGGGACGTACTAGAGCTCGCCTATCCCGAGGCCCGGATCGATCAGCTGAAGGAGGTCGGGGAGGAGTACCCCACCTTGGAGAACGTCCTGGCGGTCAAGCCGGAGATGATGTTCGCCGGTTACGGGTACGGGTTCAGCGAGTCCCGCAACCTGATGCCCGAAGACCTGACGACCCACGGCATCAAGACCTACCTGCTCAGCGAGACATGCAAGCAGGACAACGGCGCCCGCGGCACGATGGACGCGTGGACGGCCCTCACCACCGACCTGCACAACGTCGGTACGCTGACCGGCCACCGCGAGACCGCGGACGCCGTCGTCGCCGACATCGAAAAGCGGCGGGCAACACTGGCGGCGGCCCCCACGAGTGGCGAGAAGCCGACGGCGTTCCTCTTCGACTCCGGGACCGACGCCGTCTTCACCTCCGGATCGTACGGCGGCCCGCAGGCCATCTTCGACGCCGCGGGGGTCACCAACGCCACCGCCGACGTGAAGGACACCTGGACCGAGGTGGGCTGGGAACGGCTCGCCGCCTCGAACCCGGACGTCATCTTCTTCGTCGACTACCCGGGACAGTCGTACCAACAGAAGATCGACACCCTGAAGGCCAACCCGGCATCCCGCAACCTCAAGGCGGTCAAGGATGGACGGTTCGTCAACCTGCCGTACGCCATGTGGGTCTCCGGCCCTCTCAACATCGACGCGGCCGAGTGGGTACGCAAAGCGGTGGAGCATTTTGGCGTGGCCCCGAAGTCATCGGTCTCGCCGACGCTCGACATCCGACAGCTCAGCAAGCTGCCCGGCAACGACTGGCTCAAGTGA
- a CDS encoding GNAT family N-acetyltransferase, giving the protein MTSSENLDGNSAELPDAELPDAALPDAPPPDAAPIGAASSGVAAEAVPRARPAAVGAGGSARDAVDEAVASARYAAEAAGVSVREVTELRDLERVVRLLARIWGRDANPPMSLELLRALDKAGNYVGGAFVADELVGACVGFFHAPAEDTLHSHIAGVSPELVGRHVGFALKLHQRAWTMCRGVDQITWTFDPLVSRNAFFNIVKLAARPVEYLPNFYGLMADGVNRSSDTDRLLVHWPLRDPAVAAACGRAGGGTAPPRPPSGPYPAPGPAAGPAADAVVALGIAADGSPEPGRLDGATSLVAVPPDITGLRGTDPVLAGRWRGAVREAMTALPAQGATVVGFDRTGGYVLRRNR; this is encoded by the coding sequence ATGACGAGTTCGGAGAACCTGGACGGCAACAGCGCCGAGCTGCCCGATGCCGAGCTGCCCGACGCCGCACTGCCCGACGCCCCGCCGCCCGATGCCGCGCCAATCGGCGCCGCGTCGTCCGGTGTCGCCGCCGAAGCCGTTCCGAGGGCCCGGCCCGCTGCCGTCGGCGCCGGCGGCAGTGCCCGGGACGCCGTCGACGAGGCGGTGGCGAGTGCCCGGTACGCCGCCGAGGCGGCCGGGGTCAGCGTGCGGGAGGTGACCGAGCTGCGCGACCTGGAGCGGGTCGTCCGGCTCCTCGCCCGGATCTGGGGCCGGGACGCCAACCCGCCGATGAGCCTCGAACTGCTGCGGGCCCTCGACAAGGCGGGCAACTACGTGGGCGGCGCCTTCGTGGCCGACGAGCTGGTCGGGGCGTGCGTCGGCTTCTTCCACGCCCCGGCGGAGGACACCCTGCACAGCCACATCGCCGGCGTCTCGCCCGAGCTGGTCGGGCGGCACGTCGGCTTCGCCCTCAAGCTCCACCAGCGGGCCTGGACGATGTGCCGGGGCGTCGACCAGATCACCTGGACGTTCGACCCGCTGGTGTCCCGGAACGCCTTCTTCAACATCGTCAAGCTGGCCGCCCGGCCGGTCGAGTACCTGCCGAACTTCTACGGCCTGATGGCGGACGGGGTCAACCGGAGCAGCGACACCGACCGGCTGCTCGTGCACTGGCCGCTGCGCGACCCGGCCGTCGCGGCGGCCTGCGGCCGGGCAGGCGGCGGTACGGCGCCACCCCGCCCGCCGTCCGGGCCGTACCCGGCTCCCGGTCCGGCTGCCGGTCCGGCTGCCGACGCGGTGGTGGCGCTGGGCATCGCGGCGGACGGCTCGCCCGAGCCGGGCCGCCTCGACGGGGCGACGAGCCTGGTGGCCGTCCCGCCGGACATCACCGGCCTGCGCGGCACCGACCCGGTGCTGGCCGGGCGCTGGCGCGGCGCCGTACGCGAGGCGATGACGGCCCTGCCGGCGCAGGGCGCCACGGTGGTCGGGTTCGACCGGACCGGAGGATACGTGCTGCGGAGGAATCGATGA
- a CDS encoding serine hydrolase domain-containing protein, giving the protein MATVTEVQAILTARVPELLREHRIPGAAWAVLHDGQIVDGAAGLLNTGTGVEATPDSLFQIGSITKLWTSTLVLQLVDEGRVELDAPVRTYLPEFRIGDEAAAAVVTTRQLLNHTAGFEGDIFTDTGVGDDCLAKFVDTLHDVPQLFAPGEQFSYNNAGYCVLGRLVEVVRGIPYDECLRRHLIGPLGLTHTATGPYEAILHRVAVGHLEPEPGADPRPAPIWALARSNAPAGAMLAMRPRDLLGFARMHLDDGRAADGTQVLAPGTAARMRRREVGLPDLGLMGTSWGLGFERFDTPAGALVGHDGNTIGQAAFLRVVVEDGLAVTLLTNGGDAMSLYRDVFRLVLGELGSIALPDLPQPPEHPEPVDARRFVGTYTSQVAELAVSQDEDGRIWIEQTPKGDIAELVGQASRKELVHYRGDSLIPLEPEHGVHAPHAFVGDDGAGRARFLHVGRAVRRADATASSG; this is encoded by the coding sequence ATGGCGACGGTCACAGAGGTCCAGGCCATCCTGACGGCCCGGGTTCCCGAACTCCTCCGCGAACACCGGATACCGGGCGCGGCCTGGGCCGTCCTGCACGACGGTCAGATCGTCGACGGCGCCGCCGGACTGCTGAACACCGGCACCGGGGTCGAGGCGACGCCCGACTCGCTCTTCCAGATCGGCTCGATCACCAAGCTCTGGACGAGCACCCTCGTGCTGCAACTGGTCGACGAGGGCAGGGTCGAGCTGGACGCGCCGGTCCGGACGTATCTGCCGGAGTTCCGGATCGGCGACGAGGCGGCAGCCGCCGTCGTCACCACCCGGCAACTGTTGAACCACACGGCGGGCTTCGAGGGCGACATCTTCACCGACACCGGCGTCGGCGACGACTGCCTGGCCAAATTCGTCGACACCCTGCACGACGTCCCGCAACTCTTCGCGCCCGGCGAACAGTTCTCGTACAACAACGCCGGGTACTGCGTGCTCGGCCGGCTCGTCGAGGTGGTGCGCGGAATCCCGTACGACGAGTGCCTGCGGCGGCACCTGATCGGGCCGCTCGGCCTGACCCACACGGCGACCGGGCCGTACGAGGCGATCCTGCACCGGGTCGCGGTCGGCCACCTGGAGCCGGAGCCGGGCGCCGATCCGCGTCCGGCGCCGATCTGGGCACTCGCCCGGTCCAACGCGCCGGCCGGCGCCATGCTCGCGATGCGTCCCCGCGACCTGCTCGGCTTCGCCCGGATGCACCTCGACGACGGCCGGGCCGCCGACGGCACGCAGGTGCTGGCGCCGGGCACCGCAGCCCGGATGCGGCGGCGCGAGGTGGGGCTGCCCGACCTCGGGCTGATGGGCACCTCGTGGGGGCTCGGCTTCGAGCGCTTCGACACCCCGGCCGGGGCGCTGGTCGGGCACGACGGCAACACCATCGGGCAGGCCGCCTTCCTGCGCGTCGTCGTCGAGGACGGGCTCGCGGTGACCCTGCTGACCAACGGTGGCGACGCGATGTCGCTATACCGGGACGTCTTCCGGCTCGTGCTCGGCGAACTCGGCAGCATCGCGCTGCCCGACCTGCCGCAGCCGCCGGAGCATCCGGAGCCGGTGGACGCGCGGCGGTTCGTCGGGACGTACACGTCGCAGGTGGCGGAGCTGGCGGTCAGCCAGGACGAGGACGGCCGGATCTGGATCGAACAGACACCCAAGGGCGACATCGCCGAACTCGTGGGACAGGCGTCCCGCAAGGAACTCGTGCACTACCGGGGCGACAGCCTCATCCCGCTGGAGCCGGAGCACGGCGTCCACGCACCGCACGCGTTCGTCGGCGACGACGGCGCGGGCCGCGCCCGGTTCCTGCACGTCGGCCGGGCTGTCCGCCGGGCCGACGCCACGGCATCGTCCGGCTGA
- a CDS encoding TIGR02679 family protein codes for MDPERLHRQLGGPETARLVQRLRSRLAHGRALTGSLSLAEPTEAERRAVERLLGRRPGRGSSLTVNLDDLDRVVRRSGMHVDGLAAAVQLLGGEVRVLADVRAAEAAAWRDALSPLPALGSRRAELSGWCADPGTAALVRRLGRTPETAARLTADLVAVLGELPAAGVPLARLAARSVGDAHALDADSPVATLVLSAVRATWWRAGALPASAAEQRRALWDVAGVLVDELSSTVLVLNLPAATGSRLHDLTATATELGEPVVLTLRQIGRDGLRFRAIPVYVCENPTVLAAAADRLGRACPPLVCAGGQPSTAALRLLRGLAEQGCQLRYHGDFDWGGVRIANLLGSRLPWRPWRYDAAEYLAAAPAAAPDSLHGTPVDAVWDPELSAAMRQRGVRVEEELVLDDLLLDLADGRG; via the coding sequence ATGGACCCCGAGCGGCTGCACCGTCAGCTCGGCGGGCCGGAGACCGCCCGGCTCGTCCAACGGCTGCGTTCCCGGCTGGCGCACGGCCGGGCACTGACCGGCAGCCTCTCGCTGGCCGAGCCGACCGAGGCGGAGCGGCGGGCGGTCGAACGGCTGCTGGGACGGCGACCCGGCCGGGGCAGCTCGCTCACGGTCAACCTCGACGACCTCGACCGGGTCGTCCGGCGCAGTGGCATGCACGTCGACGGGCTGGCCGCCGCGGTCCAACTCCTCGGCGGCGAGGTCCGGGTACTCGCCGACGTCCGGGCCGCCGAGGCCGCCGCCTGGCGCGACGCACTCTCCCCGCTGCCGGCACTCGGCAGCCGTCGCGCGGAACTCTCCGGCTGGTGCGCCGACCCCGGCACCGCCGCTCTGGTCCGCCGGCTCGGCCGGACACCGGAGACGGCGGCCCGGCTCACCGCCGACCTGGTCGCGGTGCTCGGGGAGCTGCCCGCCGCAGGAGTACCGCTGGCCCGGCTCGCGGCCCGCAGCGTCGGTGACGCACACGCCCTCGACGCCGACAGCCCGGTCGCGACGCTTGTGCTCTCGGCCGTGCGGGCCACCTGGTGGCGTGCCGGGGCGCTGCCCGCCTCCGCCGCCGAGCAGCGACGCGCGCTCTGGGACGTCGCCGGCGTACTCGTCGACGAACTCTCCTCGACCGTGCTCGTCCTCAACCTGCCCGCCGCCACCGGCAGCCGGCTGCACGACCTCACCGCGACCGCCACCGAACTCGGCGAGCCGGTGGTACTCACGCTGCGGCAGATCGGGCGGGACGGGCTCCGCTTCCGCGCCATCCCGGTGTACGTCTGCGAGAACCCGACCGTCCTCGCCGCCGCCGCGGACCGGCTCGGCCGGGCCTGCCCACCGCTGGTTTGTGCCGGCGGCCAACCCTCCACCGCCGCGCTGCGGCTGCTGCGCGGTCTCGCGGAGCAGGGTTGCCAGCTGCGCTACCACGGCGACTTCGACTGGGGTGGGGTGCGGATCGCCAACCTGCTCGGATCGCGCCTGCCCTGGCGGCCGTGGCGGTACGACGCCGCCGAATACCTGGCCGCCGCCCCGGCCGCCGCACCCGACTCGCTGCACGGCACACCTGTCGACGCGGTCTGGGACCCCGAGCTGAGCGCGGCGATGCGGCAACGCGGGGTACGGGTCGAGGAGGAACTCGTCCTCGACGACCTCCTGCTGGACCTGGCGGACGGCCGAGGCTGA
- a CDS encoding PucR family transcriptional regulator, with the protein MVLLGLRRGAPWAHLAAMLRSLLAEGEVGVAESESLLGLPSGDLFAVANAIAALIDAPITIEDLSSRVLAFSGRQEEADAPRVEVILGRQVPERYTQVLTERGVFRELIRTDQPVRIDPIGDGRHGYSMPRWAVSVRAGDEVLGSIWAATRQDLTEERAAALRDAAKLVALHLMRLRAGTDVQRRLRVDLLSSALEGGAGARSALERLGLAGQPLLLLGAALAPGGGSGADDPAFVQERQRLGDAFAVYLHAVQPRSTTALVGGIAYGLLPTAPGDTETRGQRLAADFLDRVGDRYRPVVGIGPVARDISELVHARACVDRTLRVLAQARGDRRTARIDDVHVESLLLELRDLAAARGDGPTGGIRKLIEYDRRHGTRLVDTLATWLDHYGDVAAAAQSSYVHPNTFRYRLRRLAEVGDINLRDPDERFAAMLQLRLLVSRPENPPA; encoded by the coding sequence GTGGTCCTGCTCGGCCTGCGCCGGGGCGCACCGTGGGCACACCTCGCGGCGATGCTGCGCTCGCTGCTGGCCGAGGGCGAGGTCGGGGTGGCCGAGTCCGAGTCGCTGCTGGGGCTGCCCTCCGGTGACCTGTTCGCGGTGGCCAACGCGATCGCGGCACTCATCGACGCGCCGATCACCATCGAGGACCTCAGCTCCCGGGTGCTCGCCTTCTCCGGCCGGCAGGAGGAGGCGGACGCGCCACGGGTGGAGGTCATCCTCGGCCGCCAGGTCCCCGAACGCTACACGCAGGTGCTCACCGAGCGCGGTGTCTTCCGCGAACTGATCCGCACCGACCAGCCGGTGCGGATCGACCCGATCGGCGACGGCCGGCACGGGTACTCGATGCCACGCTGGGCGGTCTCCGTCCGGGCCGGCGACGAGGTGCTCGGCTCCATCTGGGCGGCGACGCGCCAGGATCTCACCGAGGAGCGGGCCGCGGCCCTGCGGGACGCGGCCAAGCTGGTGGCGCTGCACCTGATGCGGCTGCGGGCCGGCACGGACGTCCAGCGCCGGCTCCGGGTGGACCTGCTCAGCTCGGCGCTGGAGGGCGGCGCGGGTGCCCGCTCGGCCCTGGAACGGCTCGGCCTGGCCGGCCAGCCGCTGCTGCTGCTCGGTGCCGCGCTGGCCCCCGGCGGCGGGTCGGGCGCCGACGACCCCGCCTTCGTCCAGGAGCGCCAGCGACTCGGCGACGCCTTCGCCGTTTACCTGCACGCGGTCCAGCCGCGCAGCACCACGGCGCTGGTCGGCGGCATCGCGTACGGCCTGCTTCCGACCGCGCCGGGCGACACCGAGACCCGGGGCCAGCGCCTCGCGGCCGACTTCCTGGACCGGGTCGGCGACCGGTACCGCCCGGTGGTCGGCATCGGCCCGGTGGCCCGGGACATCAGCGAGCTGGTGCACGCCCGCGCCTGCGTCGACCGCACCCTGCGGGTACTGGCCCAGGCCCGCGGCGACCGGCGGACCGCCCGGATCGACGACGTACACGTCGAGTCCCTGCTGCTGGAGCTGCGGGACCTGGCGGCGGCCCGTGGTGACGGCCCGACCGGCGGCATCCGCAAACTCATCGAGTACGACCGCCGGCACGGCACCCGCCTGGTCGACACCCTGGCCACCTGGCTGGACCACTACGGCGACGTGGCGGCGGCGGCCCAGTCGTCGTACGTGCACCCGAACACGTTCCGCTACCGGCTCCGCCGGCTCGCCGAGGTCGGCGACATCAACCTGCGCGACCCCGACGAACGCTTCGCGGCGATGCTGCAACTCCGGCTGCTCGTTTCCCGCCCGGAGAACCCGCCGGCCTGA
- the menC gene encoding o-succinylbenzoate synthase, with protein sequence MKLTGFELRWITMPLVAPFRTSFGTTTSREVLLVRAVTEDAEGWGECVAMADPFYSAEYAEGAAAVLRDHLVPALAAAKPTHTPAVAGALAPVKGHRMAKAALETAVLDAELRAEGRSFARELGAVRDRVPCGVSVGIMESVPALLDAVDGYLAEGYVRIKLKIEPGWDVEPVRAVRERFGDELLLQADANAAYALSDARHLAALDPFDLLLIEQPLAEEDVLGHADLARLIRTPVCLDESITSAASAAAAIRLGACRIVNVKPGRVGGYLEARRIHDVCAAHGVPVWCGGMLETGLGRAANVALAALPGFTLPGDTSASGRYYAADITEPFVLDGGHLPVPTGPGLGVAPDPDRLADCTDRVEWIAV encoded by the coding sequence ATGAAACTCACCGGGTTCGAGCTGCGCTGGATCACCATGCCCCTGGTGGCCCCGTTCCGTACCTCGTTCGGCACGACGACCAGCCGCGAGGTCCTGCTGGTGCGCGCCGTCACCGAGGACGCCGAGGGCTGGGGCGAGTGTGTCGCGATGGCCGACCCGTTCTACTCGGCGGAGTACGCCGAGGGGGCCGCCGCCGTACTGCGCGACCACCTCGTCCCGGCGCTGGCCGCGGCGAAGCCCACGCACACCCCGGCGGTGGCCGGCGCGCTCGCCCCGGTGAAGGGGCACCGGATGGCCAAGGCGGCCCTGGAGACCGCCGTCCTCGACGCCGAACTGCGCGCCGAGGGCCGCTCGTTCGCCCGGGAACTCGGCGCCGTACGGGACCGGGTGCCCTGCGGCGTCTCCGTCGGGATCATGGAGAGCGTTCCCGCCCTGCTCGACGCCGTCGACGGCTACCTCGCCGAGGGGTACGTCCGGATCAAGCTGAAGATCGAGCCCGGCTGGGACGTCGAGCCGGTACGCGCCGTACGCGAGCGGTTCGGCGACGAGCTGCTCCTACAGGCCGACGCGAACGCCGCGTACGCGCTCTCCGACGCCCGGCACCTCGCCGCGCTCGACCCGTTCGACCTGCTGCTGATCGAACAGCCGCTGGCCGAGGAGGACGTGCTCGGCCACGCCGACCTGGCCCGCCTGATCCGCACCCCGGTCTGCCTCGACGAGTCGATCACCTCGGCCGCCTCCGCCGCCGCCGCGATCCGGCTCGGCGCCTGCCGGATCGTGAACGTCAAGCCGGGCCGGGTCGGCGGATACCTGGAGGCGAGGCGGATCCACGACGTCTGCGCCGCGCACGGCGTACCCGTGTGGTGTGGTGGCATGCTCGAGACCGGCCTGGGCCGGGCCGCGAACGTGGCCCTGGCCGCGCTGCCGGGCTTCACGCTGCCCGGCGACACCTCCGCGTCCGGCCGCTACTACGCCGCCGACATCACCGAGCCGTTCGTGCTGGACGGGGGACACCTGCCGGTGCCCACCGGTCCGGGCCTGGGCGTGGCCCCGGACCCGGACCGGCTGGCCGACTGCACCGACCGGGTGGAGTGGATCGCGGTCTGA